GGTTCGATCCCGGCTCACACCACCAGCATAAAAAAAGGTCATCGGAAGATGGCCTTTTTTTATGCCCGTAAGTACCGGTCCAACCGGGTTTCAGCATTTATTATGCGCAGGGAGCTCTGACCTCCACAGGCGTATCACATTTTACTATTGCGCCACTTTGATATACCCCCACCCTTCTCTCTGTTTAGTGATTATTTCATAAATGGCATCCGGTACCACGTCAACGCCCGGGATCAATTCACTGGCGTCTTTATTATTCCGTTTCATGGTAGCACCACATACTTTTACGCTCACTCTTTTATTGTTCAGTAGCTCTGTGAGGGCAGGTGTAATTTTTGATTTATCTTTCAATACCA
The Chitinophaga sp. MM2321 DNA segment above includes these coding regions:
- a CDS encoding DsrE family protein, with amino-acid sequence MKKLFILVGCLLGYFASYAQADYKVIFDITSKSVEDHNTVMRQMNGILKGSPDAQLEVAVYGDALDMVLKDKSKITPALTELLNNKRVSVKVCGATMKRNNKDASELIPGVDVVPDAIYEIITKQREGWGYIKVAQ